In the Primulina eburnea isolate SZY01 chromosome 15, ASM2296580v1, whole genome shotgun sequence genome, aaaattaaatatgagagagttataaatttattgaaatataataaactttttaattaaatgaaaaaatttatttttgtgctaaaatgaaatattagtatatatattattatatactcGGCAACGAAGTTATTTATTGCTAAGAATCCTAGCCTGCCTCTGCTATACTTCGGATGGATTATGTGGTTCAATTCAAGCATCAAACAAGTTCCAAAACTCTCCAAGATACTTTTGTCAAAACGCCACATCAACGGCAATACTCTTACAGCGGGACATGACTTGAAACCATTCAACTCAAAGATCTCGAAGTTCATGAAAAGTGGGTTCGTTGATGAAGCCAGAGAACTGTTCGATGAAATGCCCCGGAAAAACGCAGTCACATATAATGCCATGATCAGAGGATATTTTCAAAATGGCTTTTTTGAGAGTGCCGTGTATTTGTATAATCAAATGCCATTTCACGATATCTTTTCCTACAATACAATGATATGCGGGCTAATGTGTAATGGTGATGTTAAGGGGGCAGAAGAGATTTTTGAAAGCATGGGCTATCAAGATGTAGTAACATGGAATTCAATGATCTCGGGGTATGTCAATAATGGCCTGATGGATGATGCGGTGAGAGTGTTTAATCAGATTACTTTGAAAGATGTGGTTTCTTGGAATTTGCTGATTGGGGGCTTAGTGAAGATTAAGGAGTTCCACAAGGCTGAGGAGTTGTTTAGAATAATGGGTGTTCGGGATATTGCAAGTTGGACCATTATGCTGAAGGCGCGTTTGGGGGCTGGGGGTCTTGTTGAAGCTAGGGAATTTTTTCACGATATGCCAACAAAAGATGTTCAAGCTTGGAATACGATGATCAATGGTTACTTAAAAAATAGAAGTGTTGAAATAGCAGAAGGCTTGTTTCAAAAGATGCCTGAGAAGGATTGGACCTCATGGATAACGATGATTGACGGGCTCGTTAGTAATGGTAGGATAAATAATGCTTTGAGGCTCTTCAATGAGATGCCTCAGAAATGCGAAAAAACATGGAATTCAATTTTGTTGGCAATGGTCAGGAATGGTTTGGTGAAAGAGGCTCATGCAGTTTTAGAGAAGAGCTCGTTAAGTGGTGTTGTGTCATGGACAAACATTATGAAAGGATACTTTGACATTGGGGAAGTTGAGAATGCCATGAAAGTTTTTGAATTAATGACTTCTCGTGATACAACTGTATGGAATGTTGCCATATTTGGACTGGATGAAAATGATCGTGGTGAGGATGGTATAAAGTTATTTATCAAGATGAAAGAATATAGATTGCCCCTAGATGAAGCTACGCATACTAGTTTTCTTG is a window encoding:
- the LOC140814471 gene encoding uncharacterized protein, producing MWFNSSIKQVPKLSKILLSKRHINGNTLTAGHDLKPFNSKISKFMKSGFVDEARELFDEMPRKNAVTYNAMIRGYFQNGFFESAVYLYNQMPFHDIFSYNTMICGLMCNGDVKGAEEIFESMGYQDVVTWNSMISGYVNNGLMDDAVRVFNQITLKDVVSWNLLIGGLVKIKEFHKAEELFRIMGVRDIASWTIMLKARLGAGGLVEAREFFHDMPTKDVQAWNTMINGYLKNRSVEIAEGLFQKMPEKDWTSWITMIDGLVSNGRINNALRLFNEMPQKCEKTWNSILLAMVRNGLVKEAHAVLEKSSLSGVVSWTNIMKGYFDIGEVENAMKVFELMTSRDTTVWNVAIFGLDENDRGEDGIKLFIKMKEYRLPLDEATHTSFLAICSNLPSLNLGKQIHAEAIKAGIDHFISTSNALITMYFRCGNVYSALLEFYSMACHDTISWNSVICGLAHHGQAENAIKIFEKMRLSTVKPNQITFVGVLSACSHAGLVEHGKFYFCVMRNEYFIQSTNEHYTSIVDLLGRFGHIDEALNILRQLIVHGIEVSASIWGALLGACRMHKNIAVAKICGEKILDLEPYNSGVYMILGEMYLTSGMKDEAEKIWVRMRNTGVKKQPGCSWVESSNGGKVFLAGDKTHPEFKKVSCVLNLIYLEMEIKVSSVC